A region from the Cyprinus carpio isolate SPL01 chromosome A8, ASM1834038v1, whole genome shotgun sequence genome encodes:
- the LOC109059083 gene encoding breast cancer anti-estrogen resistance protein 3 homolog isoform X4 → MSATETREMSERCNILRTITAALCCFYQKSSIIGAKFSRDKYIMDGPPEKLRRELEEELKLSSEEPQSHAWYHGAIPRQVAENLVQRDGDFLIRDSLSSPGNYVLTCQWKNTPRHFKINKRVVAMNEAYSRVQYLFEKEGFDSVPALVRYYVGNREPVSEVVGAIIFQPINRALPLRCLEEKYGVGTIRVEAGYSEKKSLTSKRLSLNIMNGHTQDHTLSRGNLLSNKDKCGSQPACLNHVQERRRPLKTHQSESFLPIGCRPQAQVQHMQHQPCPKSPVFRTGSEPVLSPTMPRRMAFDTQSGAAIHGSDSQLCPKPPPKPSKVPSMRVSCTPGLKTLSPPVPPVKPHKHQPSSQQQQQSGSPELSYCELSPCRPADWEKMNSSQANGYVEKLKTEEELRRSNSSVKLDRSSYHNSIEALNNNSEEDNEEDVDKERDCRKGFQRPVFETETAFKPGDINFRLLPVENKPLEMTVLKKAKELLVSQDPKTIAKHILKADCQVARILNVSEEVKDQMGVTSGLELVTLPHGRQLRQDLMERHNTMAIGVAVDILGCTGSLEERAATLNRIILVALELKDSMGDLYAFSSIMKALDMPQITRLDHTWTSLRRKYTQSAIIYEKSLKPFYKGLYNGSAEIPLSNASVPLLMPLLTLMERPAVTFEGMDAWENNDQGCEIMFRHLEGARAVARNADTYTCNAQRILQGFQPNDDMLEILRTDFQLRLLWGSRGAAVDQTERHDKFKLILTALSRKLEPPVKHTEL, encoded by the exons ATGAGTGCCACAGAAACAAGAGAGATGTCGGAGAGATGCAATATTTTAAGGACCATCACGGCAGCTTTGTGCTGTTTCTATCAGAAGAGCTCCATTATTGGGGCCAAG TTTTCAAGGGACAAGTACATCATGGATGGACCACCGGAAAAGCTACGGAGAGAACTAGAAGAAGAACTGAAACTGAGCAGTGAGGAACCACAGAGCCATGCCTGGTATCATGGAGCCATCCCTAGACAG GTGGCTGAAAACCTGGTTCAGAGAGATGGAGACTTTCTGATTCGAGACTCCCTGTCCAGCCCGGGAAACTACGTTCTGACCTGCCAGTGGAAGAACACCCCTCGACACTTCAAAATCAACAAACGGGTAGTAGCCATGAATGAGGCCTACTCACGTGTTCAGTACCTGTTTGAGAAGGAGGGATTTGACAGCGTCCCTGCGTTGGTGCGATACTACGTAGGCAACCGTGAGCCGGTATCTGAGGTTGTCGGAGCGATTATCTTTCAGCCAATCAACAGAGCTTTGCCGCTGAGATGCCTGGAGGAGAAATACGGAGTTGGAACTATACGTGTAGAGGCGGGATACTCCGAGAAAAAAAGCCTGACTTCCAAACGGTTGAGTCTGAATATCATGAACGGACACACCCAGGATCACACCCTCAGCCGTGGGAACCTCCTCAG CAATAAAGATAAGTGTGGGAGTCAACCAGCATGTCTAAACCACGTTCAGGAGAGGAGACGGCCACTGAAGACCCATCAGTCGGAGAGCTTTCTCCCTATCG GCTGTAGGCCGCAGGCTCAAGTTCAGCATATGCAGCACCAGCCGTGCCCCAAATCCCCAGTTTTCCGCACAGGAAGCGAGCCAGTTCTGAGCCCCACAATGCCACGTAGAATGGCCTTTGACACCCAGTCTGGTGCGGCCATTCATGGATCTGACAGCCAGCTGTGTCCCAAACCGCCTCCTAAACCCAGCAAGGTTCCCTCTATGAGAGTATCCTGCACTCCAGGCTTGAAGACCCTCTCCCCACCTGTCCCCCCGGTAAAGCCTCATAAACATCAACCTTCATcccaacaacagcagcagtcgGGCAGTCCAGAACTAAGCTACTGTGAACTGAGTCCATGCAGGCCTGCCGACTGGGAAAAGATGAATAGCTCACAGGCTAATGGCTATGTGGAGAAACTAAAGACTGAGGAGGAGTTAAGGAGAAGTAATAGTAGCGTTAAACTAGACCGTAGCTCCTACCATAATTCCATTGAGGCCTTAAACAACAACAGTGAGGAAGACAATGAGGAGGACGTGGATAAAGAACGGGATTGCAGGAAAGGTTTCCAAAGACCTGTGTTTGAAACTGAAACAGCGTTCAAACCTGGTGACATCAACTTCCGGCTTCTTCCAGTGGAGAACAAGCCATTGGAGATGACAGTCCTGAAGAAAGCCAAAGAGCTGCTTGTCAGCCAGGATCCAAAGACCATCGCCAAACACATCCTGAAAGCAGACTGTCAG GTTGCTAGGATACTAAATGTTTCAGAGGAGGTGAAAGATCAAATGGGTGTGACCTCTGGGCTGGAGCTGGTGACCCTTCCTCATGGGAGACAGCTGCGGCAGGACCTCATGGAAAG GCATAACACTATGGCGATTGGAGTTGCTGTGGATATCCTGGGGTGTACAGGAAGTCTGGAGGAGAGAGCAGCCACCCTAAACCGGATCATTCTGGTTGCTCTGGAGCTGAAAGACTCCATGGGAGATCTTTATGCCTTTTCCTCCATAATGAAAGCACTGGACATGCCTCAG ATTACCAGACTGGATCATACGTGGACTAGTTTGCGAAGAAAATATACGCAGTCGGCCATTATTTATGAGAAATCTTTGAAACCGTTCTACAAAGGACTTTATAATGGAAGTG CTGAAATCCCACTGAGCAATGCCAGTGTTCCACTGCTAATGCCGCTGCTCACCTTGATGGAGAGGCCTGCGGTCACCTTTGAGGGTATGGACGCCTGGGAGAACAACGACCAAGGCTGTGAAATCATGTTCCGGCACTTGGAAGGAGCTCGTGCTGTTGCACGCAATGCGGACACATACACCTGCAATGCACAGCGGATCCTCCAGG GATTCCAACCTAATGATGACATGTTGGAGATCCTGAGGACTGATTTCCAGTTGCGTCTGCTATGGGGCAGCAGGGGGGCAGCTGTGGACCAGACAGAGCGACACGACAAATTCAAACTCATCCTTACGGCCCTGTCCAGAAAACTAGAGCCTCCAGTCAAACACACAGAACTTTAA